Proteins found in one Tsukamurella paurometabola DSM 20162 genomic segment:
- the gltX gene encoding glutamate--tRNA ligase — MVRTALFNFAHARHTGGTFVFRIEDTDAARDSEESYAAILESLRWLGLDWDEGPEVGGPYGPYRQSERRELHLDVVRRLLDAGLAYEAFSTPEEVEARHVAAGRNPKLGYDNFDRDLTAEQKAAYVAEGRSPVVRLRMPDHDLAWNDMVRGETTFAAGSVPDFALTRANGDPLYTLVNPVDDALMKITHVLRGEDLLSSTPRQIALYEALQKVGLAEFTPEFGHLPFVMGEGNKKLSKRDPQSNLFHHRDRGFIPEGLLNYLALLGWGISADNDVFSLDEMIAAFDVHRVNSNPARFDQKKADAINAEHIRLLSAEDFAARLRAFLIERGHVSDAQLGPEFVTAADLVQTRIVVLGDAWDLLKFLYVDETEFIVDPTAAAKNIKADAGAVLDAASEVLADLDDWTTEAIENALKVTLIDELELKPRKAYAPIRVAVTGSPVSPPLFESLELLGRERTLGRLAAARALVPAGGATDQ; from the coding sequence ATGGTGCGCACCGCGCTGTTCAACTTCGCGCACGCCCGCCACACCGGCGGCACCTTCGTCTTCCGCATCGAGGACACCGACGCCGCCCGCGACAGTGAGGAAAGCTATGCCGCGATCCTGGAATCGTTGCGCTGGCTGGGGCTGGATTGGGACGAGGGGCCCGAGGTGGGCGGCCCGTACGGTCCCTACCGGCAGTCCGAGCGTAGGGAGCTGCACCTCGACGTGGTGCGGAGGTTGCTCGACGCCGGGCTCGCGTACGAGGCCTTCTCCACGCCCGAAGAGGTGGAGGCGCGGCACGTGGCCGCCGGTCGCAATCCGAAGCTGGGGTACGACAATTTCGACCGCGACCTCACAGCGGAACAGAAGGCGGCGTACGTCGCTGAGGGTCGCAGCCCCGTGGTGCGGCTGCGGATGCCCGACCATGATCTGGCGTGGAACGACATGGTGCGCGGCGAGACCACCTTCGCCGCCGGGAGCGTGCCGGACTTCGCGTTGACGCGGGCGAACGGCGATCCGCTCTACACCCTGGTCAACCCCGTCGACGACGCATTGATGAAGATCACCCACGTGCTCCGCGGAGAAGATCTGCTCAGCTCCACCCCGCGGCAGATCGCGCTGTACGAGGCACTGCAGAAGGTAGGGCTGGCCGAATTCACGCCGGAGTTCGGGCATCTGCCATTCGTCATGGGGGAGGGCAACAAGAAGCTCTCCAAGCGCGATCCGCAGTCGAACCTCTTCCATCACCGGGACCGAGGCTTCATCCCGGAGGGGCTGCTCAACTACCTCGCACTGCTCGGCTGGGGGATCTCCGCCGACAACGACGTTTTCAGCCTCGACGAGATGATCGCCGCGTTCGATGTGCACCGGGTGAACTCGAACCCGGCCCGATTCGACCAGAAGAAGGCCGATGCGATCAATGCCGAGCACATCCGTTTGCTCTCCGCCGAGGACTTCGCCGCCCGCCTGCGGGCGTTCCTGATCGAGCGTGGGCATGTGAGCGATGCGCAGCTCGGGCCCGAGTTCGTCACCGCCGCCGACCTCGTGCAGACCCGCATCGTGGTGCTCGGGGATGCGTGGGATCTGCTGAAGTTCCTGTACGTCGATGAGACGGAGTTCATCGTCGACCCGACTGCGGCCGCGAAGAACATCAAGGCCGACGCCGGCGCGGTGCTCGACGCCGCCTCCGAGGTGCTCGCGGACCTCGACGACTGGACGACCGAGGCCATCGAGAACGCGCTCAAGGTCACGCTGATCGACGAACTCGAACTCAAACCGCGCAAGGCGTACGCCCCGATCCGCGTGGCCGTCACCGGCTCGCCCGTGAGTCCGCCGCTGTTCGAATCGCTCGAGTTGCTGGGCCGCGAACGGACCCTGGGGCGCCTCGCCGCGGCGCGTGCTCTGGTGCCTGCGGGCGGTGCCACGGACCAGTAG
- a CDS encoding carboxylesterase family protein: MTERIAVTESGTVRGTVAHGIATYRGIPYAASPVGSLRFAPPQPCEPWAGVLDGAHAGPSVPQGPSRLEAVMGRRVPDWDEDGCLTLNVWAPDGAADRPILPWFHGGGFTSGSGGWDWYDGAQLAGAGDIVVVTANYRVGPLGFIHHPDLGADNLGIQDQARALNWVARNAAAFGADPARITVGGQSAGAYSALYLALSPATASRVHAVLAQSGPFGMAPQPEDEAVARADRYVALAGVDDPAALRGLAAAQLLDAYRDLAGVTSIPGTVAPPMYPVLGGFGTERPWEESLDAGALNGKALMIGTVRDEMTAFRAVDPRHARDRNAESAAGDALFGIRSIADRHADAGNLVYAYRFDRATTPDPTGLGATHCADLPFAFNTLDSYAGAAMLGDVSAADRALARRFCGAVAGFVATGRPGAPAWEPYRPGEPGTAAIIDR, from the coding sequence ATGACCGAACGCATCGCCGTGACCGAGTCGGGAACGGTGCGCGGCACCGTCGCTCACGGAATCGCCACGTACCGCGGCATCCCGTACGCGGCATCACCCGTCGGGTCGCTGCGCTTCGCGCCACCGCAGCCGTGCGAGCCGTGGGCGGGCGTCCTCGACGGCGCGCACGCCGGGCCGTCGGTGCCGCAGGGACCGTCCCGGCTGGAGGCGGTGATGGGGCGGCGCGTGCCGGATTGGGACGAGGACGGCTGTCTCACCCTGAACGTCTGGGCCCCGGACGGCGCCGCGGACCGCCCGATCCTGCCGTGGTTCCACGGGGGTGGGTTCACCAGCGGCAGCGGCGGTTGGGACTGGTACGACGGTGCGCAGCTCGCCGGGGCCGGCGACATCGTGGTGGTCACGGCGAACTATCGCGTGGGACCGCTGGGCTTCATCCACCATCCGGACCTCGGCGCAGACAATCTCGGCATCCAGGACCAGGCCCGGGCGCTGAATTGGGTGGCGCGCAATGCCGCCGCGTTCGGCGCAGATCCGGCGCGGATCACCGTGGGCGGCCAGTCCGCCGGGGCGTATTCGGCTCTGTACCTGGCACTGTCCCCAGCGACCGCCTCCCGAGTGCATGCGGTGCTCGCGCAGAGCGGGCCGTTCGGGATGGCGCCACAGCCCGAGGACGAGGCCGTCGCCCGCGCCGATCGCTACGTGGCGCTCGCAGGAGTCGACGATCCGGCAGCGCTGCGCGGGCTGGCGGCAGCTCAGTTGCTCGACGCGTATCGCGACCTGGCCGGGGTGACCTCGATACCGGGCACCGTGGCACCGCCGATGTATCCGGTACTGGGCGGATTCGGAACCGAGCGGCCGTGGGAGGAGTCGCTCGATGCCGGCGCGCTCAATGGCAAGGCGCTGATGATCGGGACGGTACGCGACGAGATGACGGCCTTCCGCGCGGTCGATCCGCGCCACGCCCGCGACCGGAACGCCGAGAGCGCGGCGGGGGACGCCCTCTTCGGCATCCGATCGATCGCCGACCGGCACGCCGATGCCGGAAACCTCGTGTACGCGTATCGCTTCGACCGCGCCACGACACCGGACCCGACCGGGCTCGGCGCCACGCACTGCGCGGACCTGCCGTTCGCTTTCAACACACTCGACAGCTATGCCGGCGCAGCGATGCTCGGCGACGTGAGCGCCGCGGATCGCGCACTGGCCCGGCGGTTCTGCGGCGCCGTCGCCGGCTTCGTCGCGACGGGACGTCCCGGCGCCCCGGCGTGGGAGCCGTACCGCCCGGGCGAGCCCGGGACGGCGGCGATCATCGACCGGTGA
- a CDS encoding fumarylacetoacetate hydrolase family protein, producing the protein MRLARIASSDGVAFAAIEGDPDDGARAREISEHPFGTPEFTGRSWALDDVRLLAPILASKVICIGKNYAAHAAEMGGEAPKDPVIFIKPNTSIVGPLAPIKLPRNSQQVDYEGELAVVIGQPCRDVAAARAKDVILGYTVANDVTARDQQAHDGQWTRAKSYDSFCPLGPWIETDFDPSDARIYTELDGEIKQDSRTSLMIHSIGDIVEWISSVMTLLPGDVILTGTPEGVGPIRAGQQVAVTVEGIGTLTSLAEDR; encoded by the coding sequence ATGCGCCTTGCACGAATCGCCAGCAGTGACGGAGTCGCGTTCGCGGCCATCGAGGGTGACCCGGACGACGGTGCCCGTGCCCGCGAAATCTCCGAACATCCCTTCGGCACACCGGAGTTCACCGGCCGTAGCTGGGCACTCGACGATGTGCGACTGCTCGCCCCGATTCTGGCCAGCAAGGTGATCTGCATCGGCAAGAACTACGCGGCGCATGCCGCTGAGATGGGCGGCGAGGCGCCCAAGGATCCCGTCATCTTCATCAAGCCCAATACCTCGATCGTCGGGCCGCTGGCTCCGATCAAGCTGCCGCGCAACTCCCAGCAGGTGGACTACGAGGGCGAGCTCGCCGTGGTGATCGGCCAGCCCTGCCGCGATGTCGCCGCCGCACGCGCCAAGGACGTCATCCTCGGCTACACCGTGGCCAACGACGTGACCGCCCGCGATCAGCAGGCGCACGACGGCCAATGGACCCGCGCCAAGAGTTACGACAGCTTCTGCCCGCTGGGGCCCTGGATCGAGACGGATTTCGACCCGTCGGATGCGCGGATCTACACCGAACTCGACGGCGAGATCAAACAGGACTCCCGCACCTCGCTGATGATCCACTCGATCGGCGACATCGTGGAGTGGATCTCCTCGGTGATGACCCTGCTCCCCGGTGACGTGATCCTCACCGGTACCCCCGAGGGCGTCGGGCCGATCCGTGCCGGCCAGCAGGTGGCGGTCACCGTCGAAGGCATCGGCACGCTCACCAGCCTTGCCGAGGACCGCTGA